The Brachyhypopomus gauderio isolate BG-103 chromosome 17, BGAUD_0.2, whole genome shotgun sequence genome includes a window with the following:
- the marc1 gene encoding mitochondrial amidoxime-reducing component 1, with amino-acid sequence MESYVDLFTENKKVALYIAGTTVALLGIALGYKYIWKQKKLTRVGAVSQLLVHPMKSGKAVSVHTAECLQMGLKYGELQDRHWLVITEDGHMVTGRQQPRLVLVSLTCENGQLCLNGPEMEELRVPLHQQANPIFNCRVFSSDTQGRDCGEEVSNWLTRYLAAGVTFRLVHFEPHLKARKSAKQDSRFPEDIEVAYPDAAPVLLMTQASIQDLGSRLDHDFSACRFRPSIVVSDCGPFSEDSWDYVQIGQVELQRVMGCGRCIFTTVDPETGIIGRKEPLNTLKTYRLIDPAQKTSPVFGQYYIVKKTGVIHVGDPVYRISY; translated from the exons ATGGAGTCTTATGTTGATTTATTTACTGAAAACAAGAAAGTCGCTCTCTATATAGCGGGAACAACGGTCGCCCTGCTTGGAATCGCACTCGGATACAAATACATCTGGAAACAAAAAAAGTTAACTCGCGTTGGAGCAGTTTCTCAGTTGTTGGTTCATCCTATGAAATCTGGAAAAGCGGTGTCTGTACATACGGCGGAATGTCTGCAAATGGGACTGAAATATGGAGAGCTTCAGGATCG CCACTGGCTTGTCATTACGGAAGACGGCCACATGGTGACTGGACGACAACAACCTCGCCTGGTTCTGGTCTCACTGACCTGTGAGAACGGCCAGCTCTGTCTCAACGGTCCTGAGATGGAGGAGTTAAGAGTCCCACTACACCAGCAAGCAAATCCCATCTTTAACTGCAG AGTGTTTAGTTCAGACACCCAAGGCAGAGACTGTGGGGAAGAGGTGTCTAACTGGCTCACTCGATATTTGGCAGCGGGTGTGACCTTTCGCCTGGTGCACTTTGAACCTCACCTGAAGGCGAGGAAGTCTGCTAAGCAAGACTCCCGTTTTCCCGAGGATATCGAG GTGGCCTACCCAGATGCTGCTCCGGTCTTGCTGATGACCCAAGCCTCTATACAGGACCTGGGGAGCAGGCTAGACCACGACTTCTCTGCCTGCCGGTTCCGACCCAGTATCGTAGTCAGTGACTGTGGGCCTTTCTCTGAG GATTCATGGGATTACGTTCAGATTGGCCAGGTGGAGCTACAGCGTGTCATGGGCTGTGGAAG GTGCATTTTCACCACTGTTGATCCTGAAACCGGAATCATCGGTAGGAAAGAGCCACTAAATACTCTCAAAAC TTATCGACTGATCGACCCTGCACAGAAAACATCTCCAGTGTTTGGGCAGTACTATATTGTCAAGAAAACTGGAGTCATCCATGTTGGTGATCCAGTCTACAGAATTAGTTATTGA